One part of the Candidatus Omnitrophota bacterium genome encodes these proteins:
- a CDS encoding sensor domain-containing diguanylate cyclase — MRCLISFILICVLFIACALFIANGQFFGPVFSFSAAIASTAVLFFTAVEACAIVIFSILMCACFLFLNVQLSEVLQTIVLILSVSLAGALLRYSTMALLGIKEKVLNVVKEEYRSFYKLDEELKGQKLYLEKAVHDIISLYQAPKEMIAANTVEELIASMRKSITGYFDFQKCKIIIFSFKEKEPKIDKVFDLEQDINTGCVLSNYEEAACDYMKDRKGPLLIDRDANMTSPEPINLPDGIKTYIAIPLVAGDRLNGVFLIEGPLSADMIRFIILSHQFAIVLERIRLYELVQELAITDGLTDTFVRRHFLERLKEELARARHFNTKLSFLMIDIDRFKQCNDKFGHLVGDVILRETASIIKNSLREIDIMGRYGGEEFSVLLPQTTKNGAFIVGERLRKAVSSSGINAYDEKIDVNISIGIATYPDDADEINQLMDRADQMLYKAKDSGRNKVVVYGFGRKK, encoded by the coding sequence ATGCGCTGCCTGATATCTTTTATATTAATATGCGTTTTATTTATCGCCTGCGCGTTGTTTATAGCGAACGGGCAATTTTTCGGGCCGGTTTTTAGTTTTTCCGCCGCTATCGCCTCAACGGCAGTTTTATTTTTTACCGCTGTTGAGGCATGCGCCATTGTTATTTTCTCAATATTGATGTGCGCGTGTTTTTTATTTTTAAACGTTCAATTGTCTGAAGTCCTGCAGACAATTGTTCTCATTCTGTCCGTATCGCTGGCCGGCGCGCTGTTAAGGTATTCCACGATGGCCCTGCTTGGCATAAAGGAAAAGGTCTTGAATGTGGTCAAGGAGGAGTACAGGTCGTTTTACAAGCTTGATGAAGAACTGAAAGGCCAGAAACTTTATCTTGAAAAAGCGGTCCACGATATAATCAGTCTTTACCAGGCCCCTAAAGAGATGATTGCGGCGAACACGGTTGAAGAGCTTATAGCAAGTATGAGGAAATCAATAACCGGGTATTTTGATTTCCAGAAATGCAAAATAATCATATTTTCATTCAAGGAGAAAGAGCCTAAAATAGATAAAGTTTTTGATCTGGAGCAAGATATAAATACGGGTTGCGTATTAAGTAATTATGAAGAAGCGGCATGCGATTATATGAAAGACAGGAAAGGGCCTTTGTTAATAGACAGGGATGCCAATATGACCTCTCCGGAACCGATAAACCTGCCGGACGGGATAAAGACATATATTGCCATTCCTCTTGTGGCAGGCGACAGGTTAAACGGGGTTTTTTTAATTGAAGGGCCCTTGTCTGCCGATATGATAAGGTTTATAATATTGAGCCACCAGTTTGCTATTGTTCTTGAGAGGATAAGGCTTTATGAGCTTGTGCAGGAGCTTGCCATTACTGACGGCCTTACGGATACATTTGTGCGCAGGCATTTTCTTGAGAGGCTTAAAGAAGAGCTTGCCAGGGCAAGGCATTTTAACACCAAATTGTCTTTTCTCATGATAGACATTGACCGGTTCAAACAATGCAATGATAAATTCGGTCATTTGGTCGGAGACGTGATTTTACGTGAAACCGCTTCAATAATCAAGAACAGCTTGCGCGAGATAGATATTATGGGCAGGTATGGAGGCGAGGAATTTTCCGTCTTATTACCCCAAACCACGAAAAACGGGGCATTTATTGTAGGCGAGAGACTGCGCAAGGCTGTAAGCAGTTCGGGGATAAATGCCTATGACGAAAAGATAGATGTTAATATAAGCATAGGTATTGCCACTTACCCTGACGATGCTGACGAAATTAACCAGCTTATGGACAGGGCCGATCAGATGCTCTATAAGGCGAAAGATTCGGGCAGGAACAAGGTGGTTGTGTACGGTTTTGGCAGAAAGAAATGA
- a CDS encoding ROK family protein — protein MDKKDLAVGIDLGATFTKVGLLDARGHIIVKAAFLSKEYASSGRPIDRLVFAAKDIMAPYFPRVSGIGIGVPGPVDYRKGVVHSLTNINGWKMVRLGDIMKARLGLPVYVDNDANAACAGEARWGAARGYDNAVCITLGSGVGSAVIIDGKIFRGRGYSAVEMGHICIDINGPKCNCGSNGCIETFVGNSYIVKDAVKDLKRGARSGLLKLARGRYSNITPELIDRAASSGDKFCLNVWRKAGERLGIGLAGIVNTFNPEIIVIGGGLSKAGRLLLDPVKNTVNRRAMSVFTKDLKIKRARFIEDAGIAGAASLVFSEERI, from the coding sequence ATGGACAAAAAAGATTTGGCTGTAGGTATTGACCTCGGCGCTACTTTTACGAAAGTCGGTCTGCTTGATGCCCGCGGACATATCATTGTCAAGGCCGCGTTCTTAAGCAAGGAATATGCCTCAAGCGGCAGGCCTATAGACAGGTTGGTCTTTGCCGCGAAAGATATTATGGCCCCGTATTTTCCGCGCGTATCAGGCATAGGCATAGGCGTGCCCGGCCCCGTTGATTATCGTAAAGGTGTGGTGCATAGCCTGACAAATATAAACGGTTGGAAAATGGTCCGTCTCGGTGATATTATGAAGGCGAGGCTTGGCCTGCCGGTATATGTGGATAATGACGCGAACGCGGCCTGTGCCGGAGAGGCCCGATGGGGAGCGGCCAGAGGCTATGATAATGCGGTTTGTATAACGCTGGGTTCGGGTGTGGGCTCGGCTGTAATCATAGACGGCAAAATATTCAGGGGAAGAGGCTATTCAGCGGTTGAGATGGGCCACATTTGTATAGATATAAACGGGCCTAAATGTAATTGCGGCTCCAATGGCTGTATAGAAACCTTTGTTGGGAATAGTTATATTGTTAAAGATGCCGTAAAGGATTTGAAGCGCGGGGCCAGATCTGGGTTATTGAAGCTTGCCCGCGGCAGGTATTCAAATATCACCCCTGAACTTATTGACAGGGCGGCTTCCTCCGGAGACAAGTTCTGCCTGAACGTATGGCGTAAAGCGGGTGAAAGATTGGGTATCGGACTGGCAGGCATAGTAAACACATTCAACCCCGAGATTATTGTCATAGGAGGCGGGCTTTCAAAGGCGGGCAGGCTTTTATTGGATCCTGTTAAAAATACCGTAAATCGCCGGGCAATGAGTGTTTTTACCAAAGACCTTAAAATCAAAAGAGCCAGATTTATTGAGGATGCGGGCATTGCAGGTGCCGCTTCGCTTGTTTTCTCCGAAGAACGAATTTAG
- a CDS encoding sensor domain-containing diguanylate cyclase, translating to MYPLKLRIIILGILALLAVLTTYLILAGFFVFESNPEYLCSIIPYIAVTAGIFIILLPVLSPPAAVFIILPITVVSIVLLSALTGRRLYNVYSGVLALIALGVWFFALRNTRKAEKKMVAAQKIKEASNLVRSDWEKTERLNNAFFGRLGRYRRLRETGEDFSARISLENIYKLAVDTAYDIIPGSDAALLFIVDEARQRLSLVASKKSSPMPKIKSKNGDIFDKWVFKERQTLSVEDINEDFRFDYKPLAGERDFKSLISVPIINQSRIIGILRLNSRQRGSYSFDDLRLLDFVSDLASGSINNARLYKDTEDLSTRDSLTGFYIHRHMKTLLYDEVDRACSDKSQLSVIMIDIDHFKDYNDKYGHSAGDKVLLGVAHIIEGVMKKHAGFITRYGGEEFLIILPGLELRKAAGLAEKIRQDVAGYKFVLRREETSVTISAGVCSYSDEMKDKDDLLKNADFLLYKAKKEGRNKICAA from the coding sequence ATGTATCCCCTAAAACTTAGAATTATTATATTGGGCATACTGGCTCTGTTAGCAGTTTTGACAACCTATCTTATCCTTGCGGGATTTTTTGTTTTTGAGAGCAACCCCGAATATCTTTGTTCAATAATACCGTATATCGCGGTTACGGCCGGGATTTTCATTATCCTGTTGCCTGTGTTGTCGCCGCCCGCGGCCGTTTTTATAATTCTTCCCATAACGGTTGTTTCTATCGTCTTGCTTTCGGCCTTGACCGGGCGCCGGTTATATAATGTGTATTCCGGCGTGCTGGCTTTGATCGCCTTAGGTGTGTGGTTTTTCGCGCTTCGCAATACGCGCAAAGCTGAAAAGAAGATGGTTGCGGCGCAAAAAATAAAAGAGGCATCAAATCTAGTCAGGTCGGATTGGGAAAAGACGGAAAGGCTGAATAACGCTTTCTTTGGGCGCTTAGGCAGATACCGGCGGCTTAGAGAAACAGGAGAAGACTTTAGCGCCAGGATATCGCTTGAAAACATATACAAACTGGCGGTAGATACCGCTTACGACATAATACCGGGTTCAGACGCCGCTCTGTTGTTTATCGTTGATGAGGCCAGACAGAGGCTTTCACTGGTTGCGTCCAAAAAATCTTCGCCCATGCCCAAGATAAAGTCCAAAAATGGGGACATCTTTGACAAATGGGTATTCAAGGAGAGGCAGACCTTGAGCGTTGAGGACATAAACGAAGATTTTAGGTTTGATTATAAGCCGCTGGCGGGCGAGCGGGATTTCAAGTCTTTAATCAGTGTTCCTATTATCAATCAGTCGCGGATAATAGGTATACTGCGGTTGAATAGCAGGCAGAGGGGCTCTTATTCGTTTGATGATTTAAGGCTTTTGGATTTCGTTTCAGACCTTGCCTCCGGCTCCATCAACAACGCGCGCCTGTATAAAGATACTGAAGACCTCTCAACGAGAGATTCCCTGACGGGTTTTTATATCCACAGGCATATGAAAACACTTCTTTATGATGAAGTGGACAGGGCTTGTTCCGACAAAAGCCAGCTTTCGGTTATCATGATTGATATTGATCATTTTAAGGATTATAACGATAAATACGGCCATTCCGCCGGGGATAAGGTGCTGTTGGGGGTAGCTCATATTATAGAAGGGGTCATGAAAAAACACGCAGGGTTTATTACAAGGTATGGCGGAGAAGAATTCTTGATTATTCTGCCCGGGCTTGAATTGCGTAAGGCGGCAGGGCTTGCCGAAAAAATCAGACAGGACGTCGCGGGATATAAATTCGTGTTAAGGCGCGAGGAGACAAGCGTGACTATATCTGCCGGGGTCTGCTCTTACTCCGATGAGATGAAAGATAAAGATGATCTACTAAAAAATGCCGATTTTCTTTTATATAAGGCTAAAAAGGAAGGGCGCAATAAAATATGCGCTGCCTGA
- the ugpC gene encoding sn-glycerol-3-phosphate ABC transporter ATP-binding protein UgpC, whose amino-acid sequence MAQVCLRNISKTYSGNVLAVNNVSLGIENKEFLVLVGPSGCGKSTILRMIAGLEDPTEGDLYIGDKRVNGVPPKDRNIAMVFQNYALYPHMTVYENMAFALKLRRYSRAEIEQRVRDAAEILGITKHLNKRPKALSGGERQRVAVGRAIVRKPIVFLFDEPLSNLDAKLRGQMRVEISKLHIRLQTTMVYVTHDQVEAMTMGTRIAVMKDGVIHQIADPIALYDRPVNKFVAGFIGSPPMNFMNGIIINSEGRLFFNEGNFMVKIADEMRDKLGNYRDREVTMGIRPEDIYDKLFVQYASPENTISVTCEVVEPMGAEVYLYLNTGKHTFVARVGGHNKPTVNQEMDVVFDMKKAHFFDPKTEKTIL is encoded by the coding sequence ATGGCGCAGGTATGTTTAAGAAATATTTCCAAAACTTATTCGGGTAATGTGCTTGCCGTTAATAATGTCAGCCTCGGAATAGAAAACAAAGAATTCTTAGTGCTTGTAGGCCCTTCAGGCTGCGGCAAATCCACCATACTTAGGATGATAGCAGGGCTTGAAGACCCTACCGAAGGCGATCTTTATATAGGCGATAAAAGGGTGAATGGGGTGCCCCCGAAAGACCGCAATATAGCAATGGTATTCCAAAATTACGCTCTTTATCCCCATATGACTGTTTATGAAAATATGGCTTTTGCCCTAAAATTGCGCAGGTATTCAAGGGCCGAAATAGAGCAGAGGGTCAGGGATGCGGCAGAGATACTGGGAATTACAAAGCACTTGAATAAAAGGCCCAAGGCATTATCGGGGGGAGAACGCCAGCGCGTTGCCGTAGGCAGGGCGATAGTAAGAAAGCCTATTGTATTTTTATTTGACGAGCCCCTTAGCAACCTTGACGCTAAGTTGAGAGGCCAGATGAGGGTGGAGATAAGCAAACTGCATATAAGGCTTCAAACAACCATGGTCTACGTGACCCACGATCAGGTAGAGGCCATGACAATGGGTACGAGGATAGCCGTGATGAAAGACGGCGTTATCCACCAGATAGCCGATCCTATAGCGCTTTACGACAGGCCTGTTAATAAATTTGTGGCAGGTTTTATAGGATCTCCTCCGATGAATTTCATGAACGGCATAATAATCAACTCTGAAGGCAGGCTGTTTTTTAATGAGGGTAACTTCATGGTCAAGATTGCCGACGAGATGCGTGATAAACTTGGAAATTACCGCGACAGGGAAGTGACCATGGGAATAAGGCCGGAGGATATTTACGATAAGCTCTTTGTCCAGTATGCGTCGCCTGAAAATACCATCTCGGTTACCTGCGAAGTAGTAGAGCCTATGGGTGCCGAAGTATATTTATATCTTAATACGGGCAAACACACCTTTGTTGCGCGCGTGGGAGGCCATAACAAGCCTACTGTTAATCAGGAAATGGACGTGGTTTTTGACATGAAAAAGGCTCATTTTTTTGACCCCAAAACAGAAAAAACTATTCTATAG